Proteins co-encoded in one Chloroflexota bacterium genomic window:
- a CDS encoding ABC transporter permease, protein MAKYILKRLAQILLTLFVFLSIVFFIVNAQPGDVSNTYALNPDLPPETREELRELFGVNEPLWKQYLRHVSNTLTGNFGVSFSHYPRSVSDVIAERLPRTLVLFITASVISFYLGFGLGKIIAWRRGTWTEYASTISGVTLYTVFTPWFGLMMIWLFAFKAGWFPIGKFLDPVLWRDSPIDANTVFNRMIITAIVLSIVVFLAFLFTTQRRVRNARLIQVGAIAVATAAIAGVWMASGVSHLAFDIVKHMALPVITLTLISFAGTMLLTRNSMLETMREDYVLAARAKGLPENQVRDKHVARNALLPVVTSFVFSLAFAIDGGVIIESIFSWPGMGQTLVAAAVSEDLPLAVGAFVFVGIFVLVAHLAADILYVYLDPRIRY, encoded by the coding sequence ATGGCAAAGTACATACTGAAAAGGCTGGCGCAGATACTGCTGACGCTATTCGTCTTCCTGTCCATCGTGTTCTTCATCGTGAATGCGCAGCCGGGCGATGTGAGCAACACATACGCGCTCAACCCTGACCTGCCGCCCGAGACACGCGAGGAATTGCGAGAACTGTTCGGTGTCAACGAACCGCTATGGAAGCAGTATCTGCGGCATGTGAGCAACACGCTGACCGGCAACTTCGGCGTGTCGTTCAGCCACTACCCGCGCAGCGTGTCCGATGTCATCGCTGAACGGCTGCCGCGCACACTGGTGCTGTTCATCACCGCATCCGTGATTTCGTTCTATTTGGGCTTCGGGCTAGGCAAGATAATCGCTTGGCGTAGGGGAACATGGACAGAGTACGCGTCCACGATAAGCGGCGTTACGCTTTACACCGTGTTTACGCCGTGGTTCGGGCTTATGATGATATGGCTGTTCGCATTCAAGGCGGGCTGGTTCCCCATAGGCAAGTTTCTCGATCCCGTCTTATGGCGGGACTCGCCGATTGACGCGAACACGGTGTTCAACCGCATGATAATCACCGCCATCGTGCTGTCCATCGTGGTGTTTCTGGCCTTCCTGTTCACCACGCAGCGACGCGTGCGAAATGCGCGGCTGATACAGGTTGGCGCAATCGCCGTCGCGACAGCCGCCATCGCGGGCGTGTGGATGGCGAGCGGCGTGAGCCACCTCGCGTTCGACATCGTGAAGCACATGGCGCTGCCCGTAATCACGCTGACGCTCATCAGCTTCGCCGGCACGATGCTGCTGACGCGCAATAGCATGCTTGAGACGATGCGCGAAGACTATGTGCTGGCGGCGCGCGCCAAGGGCTTGCCAGAAAATCAGGTGCGAGACAAGCATGTGGCACGGAATGCGCTGCTGCCGGTCGTTACCAGCTTCGTATTCAGCCTTGCGTTCGCCATAGACGGCGGCGTCATCATCGAATCTATATTTTCCTGGCCCGGCATGGGACAGACGCTGGTCGCCGCCGCCGTGTCCGAAGATTTGCCGCTTGCCGTTGGCGCGTTCGTGTTCGTGGGCATATTCGTGCTGGTGGCGCATCTCGCCGCGGACATTCTATATGTATATCTCGACCCCAGAATCAGGTATTAG